Proteins encoded by one window of Aspergillus puulaauensis MK2 DNA, chromosome 4, nearly complete sequence:
- a CDS encoding class I SAM-dependent methyltransferase (COG:I;~EggNog:ENOG410PN2Q;~InterPro:IPR025714,IPR029063,IPR001190;~PFAM:PF13649,PF13489,PF05175,PF08242,PF08241, PF07021,PF13847;~go_component: GO:0016020 - membrane [Evidence IEA];~go_function: GO:0005044 - scavenger receptor activity [Evidence IEA]), giving the protein MSEKATYTHGHHASVLRSHGQRTALNSAKFLLAHLEPHMKILDIGCGPGTITADLATYVPEGHVTGLDMVGDVLPGAQKLAASRGITNIDFVTGDANALAFEDGVFDVVFCHQVLQHVRDPVAVLKEMKRVCRQGGIVAAREADYAAFMWYPELAGLRKWQVLYDQVARKNGGEPNAGRHLHVWARETGFGEVESTVSSWCFAKPEEIKWWSETWQERVVKSAFAKGAVENGLASVQELEEISEVWRQWGQDEDAAWFSIPSAEIVCRK; this is encoded by the coding sequence atGTCCGAAAAAGCAACCTACACGCACGGCCACCACGCCTCAGTCCTGCGCTCGCACGGGCAACGCACAGCCCTCAACTCCGCCAAATTCCTGCTCGCACATCTAGAACCACACATGAAGATTCTAGACATCGGCTGCGGACCCGGCACAATCACCGCAGACCTCGCAACGTACGTCCCCGAGGGCCATGTCACAGGACTAGACATGGTCGGGGACGTTCTCCCCGGGGCGCAGAAACTCGCTGCATCGCGGGGCATTACGAACATCGACTTTGTAACTGGCGATGCGAATGCCCTGGCTTTTGAGGATGGGGTCTTTGATGTTGTGTTTTGTCACCAGGTCCTGCAGCATGTTCGGGATCCTGTTGCGgtgttgaaggagatgaagcGTGTTTGTCGACAGGGCGGGATTGTGGCGGCGCGAGAGGCGGATTATGCTGCGTTCATGTGGTATCCTGAattggctgggttgaggaagtGGCAGGTTCTGTATGACCAGGTTGCGAGGAAGAATGGGGGCGAGCCGAATGCGGGGCGGCATTTGCATGTGTGGGCAAGGGAGACTGGGTTCGGTGAGGTGGAGAGTACGGTGAGTTCGTGGTGTTTTGCGAAGCCCGAGGAGATCAAGTGGTGGAGTGAGACGTGGCAGGAGAGGGTCGTCAAGTCGGCGTTTGCGAAGGGGGCGGTTGAGAACGGACTGGCCAGTGTGCAGGAACTGGAGGAGATATCGGAGGTCTGGAGGCAGTGGGggcaggatgaggatgcagcTTGGTTCTCGATTCCCAGTGCTGAGATTGTGTGTCGCAAGTAG